The following coding sequences are from one Gossypium hirsutum isolate 1008001.06 chromosome A12, Gossypium_hirsutum_v2.1, whole genome shotgun sequence window:
- the LOC107935852 gene encoding protein CHROMATIN REMODELING 4 isoform X4, whose product MKDISSLNSKMINRNWVLKRKRRKLPCGPSLANGKEENLLSESPRSSSAKRRLKGEISTDQSSSKKKGNDGYYYECVICDLGGNLLCCDNCPRTYHLQCLDPPLKRIPMGKWQCPKCCKKTDSLKPITHLDSISKRARSKTIKTKAQTGIKSPTTEKVSRIFGTSIIAKKRSSSSKGKSDVAQGVDTLKKEPETSHIDVPSTPKPSLTSIGGAEEGGASCVNVDDEKTPVASPTGSSAERKLTPVAGGSSCMNVDDGMKPVASPTGSSAERKLNPVAGEVLSHSKSTNSEKNDEAPEAKHELSCDNESPTDKVVLAIGVATRKDRKRKQKVSDEASQKKRKSDKGKRTVSTSKKKGSKANNIGPGTSKTHQKQKQKPVNHGVSASLSKDDDGSKNFDTQKKDELSEGAEQQSDELDKGILNPPLRCEDSVPAELLQVDRVLGCRVQGDNASILHHASAALSEDMLSDDFVIAVNPSRLSEENSVCDIDSDTVTAENLTEGCPKTLKGSDKEESTKNDVRVDKMNVYRRSVTKKCKGGDSLDLLNKDTKDSDCAIINGKDQDESVVSVEDSGKRNEKTVVEELTADVNVKSHGATEAPKVCETPAKTKEMGAEMKIRSSVENKVQEPAVTESACSKEETVSYEFFVKWVGMSHMHNSWISESQLKILAKRKLENYKAKYGTTVINICEEKWKKPQRVISLRVTNNGREAFVKWTGLPYDECTWERLDEPVLQQSSHLINLFEQFERQTLEKDATKDEARAKGEQQHDIVTLADQPKELKGGSLFPHQLEALNWLRRCWHKSKNVILADEMGLGKTVSAVAFISSLYFEFKATLPCLVLVPLSTMPNWLAEFSLWAPDLNVVEYHGCAKARAIIRQYEWHASDSNELSRKTASYKFNVLLTTYEMILVDSSHLRGVPWEVLVVDEGHRLKNSGSKLFSLLNTFSFQHRVLLTGTPLQNNIGEMYNLLNFLQPASFPSLSSFEEKFNDLTTAEKVEELKKLVAPHMLRRLKRDAMQNIPPKTERMVPVELSSIQAEYYRAMLTKNYQILRNIGKGVAQQSMLNIVMQLRKVCNHPYLIPGTEPESGSLEFLHEMRIKASAKLTLLHSMLKVLYREGHRVLIFSQMTKLLDILEDYLTIEFGPKTYERVDGSVSVADRQTAISRFNQDKSRFVFLLSTRSCGLGINLATADTVIIYDSDFNPHADIQAMNRAHRIGQSNRLLVYRLVVRASVEERILQLAKKKLMLDQLFVNKSGSQKEVEDILRWGTEELFIDSSSGKDSGEGKNNKEDALVDTDHKHRKRVGGLGDVYQDKCTDGSNKIVWDESAILKLLDRTNLQSGPTDAEGDLENDMLGSVKSVEWNDETTEEPGGGESPSAVADDILEQTSEKKEDNVLNGTEENEWDKLLRVRWEKYQSEEEAALGRGKRQRKAVSYREAYTPHPNETTTESGGEEEKEPETEPERDYTPAGRALKAKYTKLRARQKERLARRNAIEEVRPSEGFPGLESVAQCPSINGREGDHVNQSDQQSDKDKCLIIDLEDDKHAQSLDEPKNKDDSILRLGRLSKHKTSGQLDLSVNPLHQSSPDMILPSSNHQGTSYNQSLPSNNLLPVLGLCAPNASQFDSFHKNFSRSNCRQGRPGTGPEFPFNLAPTTGASIEKEAKGQETTLDKFKLQDSPPEVLQRLKIGNQDSWLPFNPYPSASSQGKIFDRLESSGASSSDFQEKMPLPNLPFDEKLLPRFSLPTKGMMTSHHDLLPSLSLGSRLDAVTESVQDLPTMPLLPNLKYPPQDVPRYNQQERDMPPTLGLGQLPPISSFPENHRRVLENIMMRTGSGSGSGNLYKKKSKVEGWSEDELDFLWIGVRRHGRGSWDAMLRDPRLRFSKYKTSEDLAARWEEEQLKILDGPAFPVQKFPKLTKTTKPSSLFPSIPDGMMTRALQGSRFVAPSKFQTHLTDMKLGFGDLASSLPHFELSDQLGLQNDSFPPIPTWNPDKSRANFSGDSVAGPSDRPGPSVSVPGEKPFFLNSFGASNLGSSLNCSSSPDLHRKEDDYGSMKHGKLPSVLDKSLNMLRDSLNNGGNGESASSGFLSDPNKGLNLSYSKGKEVAGNSSSKNKLPHWLREAVSTPAKPPDPDLPPTVSAIAQSVRVLYGEDKPTIPPFVVPGPPPPQPKDPRHSLKKKKKRKSHIFRQVLPDTAGSSSLSPACSIPLAPPFQLLPQSVTGTAGLPLIESDYSRSPRNLSMMNPSSSSAYLIPPKKSSMGLSPSPEVLQLVASCVAPGPHLSLTSGMTNSSLHDGKLPLPKSVNEVGYPDSLGVSVKGKTKLSPTIDVQDQSPEERQDEPDCGDSSKTQSDHSRPEQPDVEEISSEGTVSDHPVSEHEAGIQE is encoded by the exons TACTACTATGAATGTGTTATTTGTGATCTTGGTGGGAACTTGTTGTGTTGTGATAACTGTCCCAGGACCTATCATCTACAATGCCTTGATCCACCTCTTAAG CGCATCCCAATGGGAAAGTGGCAATGCCCAAAGTGCTGTAAGAAGACCGATTCACTCAAGCCCATTACTCATCTGGATTCAATTTCCAAACGAGCAAGATCAAAAACTATCAAGACAAAAGCTCAAACTGGAATAAAGTCACCTACTACTGAGAAAGTGTCCCGGATTTTTGGAACATCCATtattgcaaagaaaagatcatcctCTAGTAAAGGAAAATCTGATGTAGCTCAGGGAGTGGATACTTTGAAAAAGGAACCAGAAACCTCTCATATAGATGTACCTTCTACCCCTAAACCAAGTCTTACATCCATTGGTGGTGCTGAGGAAGGTGGTGCTTCTTGTGTGAATGTTGATGATGAGAAGACTCCTGTTGCATCTCCAACAGGTTCATCTGCTGAAAGGAAGTTAACTCCTGTAGCTGGTGGTTCATCATGTATGAATGTTGATGATGGAATGAAGCCAGTTGCATCTCCAACAGGTTCATCAGCTGAAAGGAAGTTAAATCCTGTAGCTGGTGAGGTTTTGTCTCATTCTAAGAGTACAAACTCAGAGAAAAATGATGAAGCACCTGAAGCGAAGCATGAATTGTCTTGTGATAATGAGTCTCCCACAGACAAAGTTGTTCTTGCAATTGGTGTAGCCACAAggaaagacagaaaaagaaagcAGAAAGTCAGCGATGAGGCAAGTCAAAAGAAGCGTAAGAGTGATAAGGGTAAGCGTACTGTCAGTACTTCTAAAAAGAAGGGGTCCAAAGCAAATAATATTGGCCCTGGAACTAGTAAAACTCATCAGAAACAGAAACAGAAGCCTGTTAACCATGGGGTTTCTGCATCTTTGTCAAAGGATGATGATGGGAGCAAGAATTTTGATACTCAGAAAAAAGATGAG CTTTCTGAGGGTGCAGAGCAACAGTCCGATGAGTTAGATAAAGGAATTCTCAATCCCCCGCTGAGATGTGAAGACAGTGTTCCTGCCGAACTTCTGCAG GTTGATCGAGTTCTAGGCTGTCGGGTTCAAGGTGATAATGCTAGTATTTTGCATCATGCATCTGCAGCACTTTCAGAGGACATGCTTTCTGATGATTTTGTAATTGCAGTAAATCCAAGCAGACTTTCAGAGGAGAATTCTGTTTGTGATATTGATTCAGATACAGTAACTGCTGAAAATCTTACTGAGGGTTGCCCTAAGACTCTGAAAGGTTCTGATAAAGAAGAAAGCACAAAGAATGATGTCAGAGTGGATAAAATGAATGTATATAGAAGGTCTGTCACTAAGAAATGCAAAGGAGGGGATTCTTTGGACTTATTGAACAAAGACACTAAGGATTCAGATTGTGCAATCATAAATGGTAAGGATCAAGATGAATCCGTGGTAAGTGTAGAAGATTCaggaaaaagaaatgagaaaactGTAGTAGAAGAGTTGACTGCTGATGTTAATGTGAAAAGTCATGGCGCCACTGAAGCTCCAAAAGTTTGTGAAACGCCTGCTAAAACGAAAGAGATGGGTGCAGAAATGAAAATACGTAgcagtgttgaaaataaagtccAAGAACCTGCTGTGACTGAATCAGCATGTTCTAAAGAGGAGACGGTCtcatatgaattttttgttaaatGGGTGGGGATGTCCCATATGCATAATAGTTGGATTTCTGAATCCCAGCTGAAAATTCTGGCGAAGAGAAAACTAGAAAATTATAAGGCCAAATATGGGACAACTGTGATAAATATCTGTGAGGAAAAGTGGAAGAAGCCTCAGCGAGTTATTTCTCTCCGTGTTACAAATAATGGCCGGGAAGCTTTTGTGAAGTGGACTGGTCTTCCATATGATGAATGCACTTGGGAAAGGTTAGATGAACCTGTTCTTCAGCAATCTTCTCATCTAATTAATCTGTTTGAACAGTTTGAACGTCAAACATTGGAAAAAGATGCTACTAAGGATGAAGCTAGGGCAAAGGGTGAGCAGCAGCATGATATTGTTACTTTGGCAGATCAACCTAAAGAATTGAAGGGAGGCTCTCTATTTCCCCATCAGCTTGAAGCACTTAACTGGCTGCGTAGATGTTGGCATAAATCCAAAAATGTTATACTTGCTGATGAAATGGGGCTTGGAAAAACTGTATCTGCTGTCGCCTTTATTTCGTCACtttattttgagtttaaagcTACTCTGCCATGTCTAGTGCTGGTTCCACTTTCTACTATGCCTAACTGGCTTGCTGAGTTTTCATTATGGGCTCCTGATTTAAATGTTGTGGAGTATCATGGTTGCGCCAAAGCAAGAGCCATCATTCGCCAGTATGAATGGCATGCTAGTGATTCGAATGAATTGAGTAGGAAAACAGCTTCGTACAAATTTAATGTTCTTTTAACTACTTATGAAATGATTCTTGTGGACTCATCTCATTTGCGTGGTGTTCCTTGGGAAGTTCTTGTGGTTGATGAGGGTCATCGCTTGAAAAATTCAGGAAGTAAGCTGTTTAGCTTGCTCAACACATTCTCTTTCCAGCATCGTGTTCTATTGACTGGAACCCCGCTCCAGAATAACATTGGTGAGATGTATAACTTGCTTAATTTCTTGCAGCCAGCTTCCTTCCCTTCTTTATCTTCGTTTGAGGAGAAATTTAATGATCTCACAACTGCGGAAAAGGTCGAAGAATTAAAGAAACTTGTTGCTCCTCATATGCTTCGAAGACTTAAAAGGGATGCCATGCAAAATATTCCCCCTAAAACTGAACGAATGGTGCCTGTTGAACTGTCATCCATTCAAGCTGAATACTACCGTGCAATGCTAACTAAGAACTACCAGATATTACGGAATATTGGGAAGGGGGTTGCACAGCAGTCAATGTTAAACATTGTGATGCAACTGAGAAAGGTTTGTAATCATCCATATCTCATACCAGGTACTGAGCCTGAGTCTGGATCACTAGAGTTTCTTCATGAAATGCGTATAAAAGCTTCAGCCAAGTTGACTCTTTTGCATTCCATGCTTAAAGTCCTATATAGAGAAGGCCATAGAGTTCTTATCTTTTCACAAATGACTAAGCTTCTTGATATCCTTGAGGATTATTTAACCATAGAATTTGGCCCTAAAACATACGAGAGAGTTGATGGCTCTGTTTCAGTTGCTGATCGTCAAACAGCGATATCAAGGTTCAACCAAGATAAAAGTCGATTTGTCTTCTTGCTATCAACACGTTCTTGTGGTCTTGGTATCAATTTGGCAACAGCTGACACTGTTATAATTTATGATTCTGATTTCAACCCACATGCTGACATCCAAGCTATGAATCGGGCACATCGAATTGGACAATCAAACAGACTTTTAGTATACAGGCTTGTAGTTCGTGCCAGTGTGGAAGAGCGGATCTTGCAACTTGCTAAAAAGAAGCTAATGCTTGATCAGCTGTTTGTCAACAAGTCTGGATCCCAAAAGGAAGTAGAAGACATTCTGCGATGGGGAACGGAAGAACTCTTCATTGATTCTTCTAGTGGGAAAGATTCAGGTGAAGGTAAGAACAATAAAGAAGATGCATTAGTGGATACAGATCATAAGCACCGGAAGAGGGTTGGTGGTCTCGGAGATGTGTACCAAGACAAATGTACTGATGGCAGCAACAAGATTGTGTGGGATGAAAGTGCAATTTTGAAATTGCTTGATCGTACAAACCTTCAGTCTGGACCAACTGATGCCGAGGGGGATTTGGAAAATGATATGCTTGGCTCAGTAAAG TCTGTTGAATGGAATGATGAAACAACAGAAGAACCAGGGGGAGGTGAATCTCCTTCAGCTGTTGCTGATGATATTTTGGAGCAGACTTCTGAGAAGAAAGAAGATAATGTGCTAAATGGTACTGAAGAAAATGAATGGGACAAACTTTTGCGTGTGAG GTGGGAGAAATATCAAAGTGAGGAGGAAGCAGCCCTTGGTAGAGGGAAGCGACAAAGGAAAGCCGTCTCCTATAGAGAGGCATATACTCCACATCCCAATGAGACAACGACCGAG AGTGGCGGGGAAGAAGAGAAGGAACCAGAAACAGAGCCAGAGCGGGATTATACACCAGCAGGACGGGCTCTTAAAGCAAAGTA TACTAAACTCCGTGCTCGACAAAAAGAACGGCTTGCTAGGAGGAATGCAATTGAAGAAGTTCGTCCCAGTGAGGGATTTCCTGGACTTGAGTCGGTAGCACAGTGTCCTTCCATCAATGGAAGAGAAGGGGATCATGTTAATCAATCTGATCAACAGTCAGATAAAGATAAGTGTTTGATAATTGACTTGGAGGATGATAAACATGCTCAATCATTAGATGAACCAAAGAACAAAGATGATTCAATTTTAAGGCTTGGGAGGCTGTCAAAACATAAAACAAGTGGACAATTGGATCTTTCTGTCAACCCTCTTCACCAGTCTTCTCCTGACATGATCCTTCCAAGTAGCAATCATCAAGGCACAAGCTATAACCAATCTCTACCTTCCAACAACTTGTTGCCAGTTCTTGGGCTTTGTGCTCCCAATGCTAGTCAGTTTGACTCATTTCATAAAAACTTCTCAAGATCAAATTGTCGGCAAGGCAGGCCAGGAACTGGACCAGAGTTTCCATTCAATTTAGCTCCAACTACAGGAGCTTCAATTGAGAAAGAAGCAAAAGGTCAAGAGACTACCTTGGACAAATTTAAATTGCAAGATTCACCTCCCGAAGTTTTACAACGTCTTAAAATTGGAAACCAAGATAGTTGGCTCCCGTTTAACCCG TATCCTTCTGCTTCTTCACAAGGAAAAATTTTTGATCGATTAGAAAGTTCTGGTGCTAGTTCTTCTGATTTTCAGGAAAAGATGCCACTGCCTAATTTACCTTTTGATGAGAAATTGCTTCCTCGGTTCTCCCTTCCTACCAAAGGCATGATGACATCACATCATGACCTGTTGCCTAGCTTATCTTTAGGGAGTAGGCTTGATGCTGTGACTGAGTCAGTGCAAGACCTTCCTACAATGCCATTGCTGCCCAATTTAAAATATCCTCCACAAGATGTGCCTAGGTACAATCAGCAAGAGAGGGACATGCCTCCAACATTGGGTTTGGGTCAGTTGCCTCCCATTTCTTCTTTTCCTGAAAACCATAGGAGGGTGCTTGAAAATATTATGATGAGGACTGGATCTGGATCTGGATCTGGGAACTTGTATAAAAAGAAATCGAAGGTAGAGGGCTGGTCAGAGGATGAACTGGATTTTCTCTGGATTGGTGTTCGTAGACACGGACGAGGTAGTTGGGATGCCATGCTTAGAGACCCCAGGCTAAGATTTTCAAAGTACAAAACTTCAGAAGATTTGGCAGCTAGGTGGGAGGAGGAGCAACTTAAAATTCTGGATGGGCCAGCTTTTCCAGTTCAAAAATTCCCCAAGCTAACGAAAACCACCAAACCTTCTTCCTTGTTTCCAAGCATTCCTGATGGAATGATGACGCGGGCACTGCAAGGTAGTAGATTTGTTGCACCCTCAAAATTTCAAACTCACCTGACTGATATGAAGTTGGGTTTTGGAGATCTAGCTTCTAGCCTGCCTCACTTTGAGCTATCAGATCAACTTGGTTTGCAAAATGATAGTTTTCCCCCTATTCCAACATGGAATCCTGACAAATCTCGTGCAAACTTTTCTGGAGATTCAGTTGCTGGGCCCTCTGATAGGCCAGGGCCATCTGTGAGTGTACCTGGTGAGAAACCTTTTTTTCTCAATTCCTTTGGAGCCAGCAACTTGGGTTCAAGTTTGAATTGCTCCAGTAGCCCTGATTTACACAGGAAGGAGGACGATTATGGTTCAATGAAGCATGGGAAGTTGCCTAGTGTTCTTGATAAATCGCTAAATATGTTACGTGATTCCCTCAATAATGGTGGAAATGGTGAATCTGCCAGCTCTGGGTTTCTCTCCGATCCAAATAAAGGGCTGAATCTTTCTTATTCAAAGGGAAAAGAAGTAGCTGGAAATAGTTCTTCCAAGAACAAGTTACCTCACTGGCTTCGTGAAGCTGTTAGTACTCCTGCAAAACCTCCAGATCCTGATCTACCACCAACTGTTTCAGCAATAGCTCAGTCAGTTCGTGTACTGTATGGAGAAGATAAGCCTACCATTCCCCCATTTGTGGTACCTGGGCCCCCTCCTCCTCAACCAAAGGACCCGAGACACagtctaaaaaagaaaaagaaacggaAGTCGCACATCTTCAGGCAGGTCCTACCGGACACAGCTGGAAGTAGTAGTCTCTCTCCTGCATGCTCAATTCCGTTGGCACCACCATTTCAATTGCTTCCACAATCAGTTACTGGAACTGCAGGGCTTCCTTTGATTGAATCTGATTACAGCAGGTCTCCTCGTAACTTAAGCATGATGAATCCATCATCTTCATCGGCGTATCTTATTCCACCAAAGAAATCAAGCATGGGATTATCCCCCTCCCCTGAAGTGCTTCAACTAGTAGCATCTTGTGTTGCTCCAGGGCCACACTTGTCATTAACTTCTGGCATGACAAATTCTAGCTTACATGATGGCAAACTTCCATTGCCAAAATCTGTTAACGAAGTTGGATATCCAGATTCACTAGGTGTATCTGTCAAAGGGAAAACTAAACTGAGCCCGACCATTGATGTCCAGGATCAATCTCCAGAGGAGAGGCAAGATGAACCTGATTGTGGGGATTCTAGCAAGACTCAGTCAGATCATTCTCGACCTGAACAACCTGATGTAGAGGAAATATCATCAGAAGGCACTGTGTCAGATCATCCTGTGAGTGAGCATGAAGCTGGTATACAGGAGTAA